One region of Kytococcus sedentarius DSM 20547 genomic DNA includes:
- the rplM gene encoding 50S ribosomal protein L13 yields MRTHTPKQAEILDGRVWHVIDATDVVLGRLASHTAALLRGKHKANFAPHVDTGDYVIIINAEKVALTGAKLAQKRAYRHSGFPGGLRSENYAEMLEKHPTRAVEKAVRGMLPKNRLGRQQITKLKVYAGAEHPHAAQQPQPFEITQVAQ; encoded by the coding sequence ATGCGTACCCACACCCCGAAGCAGGCGGAGATCCTGGACGGCCGCGTCTGGCACGTCATCGACGCCACCGACGTGGTGCTCGGCCGCCTCGCGAGCCACACCGCAGCGCTGCTGCGCGGCAAGCACAAGGCGAACTTCGCGCCCCACGTCGACACCGGCGACTACGTCATCATCATCAACGCCGAGAAGGTGGCCCTGACCGGCGCCAAGCTCGCCCAGAAGCGTGCCTACCGCCACTCCGGCTTCCCGGGCGGCCTGCGCTCGGAGAACTACGCCGAGATGCTGGAGAAGCACCCCACCCGTGCGGTGGAGAAGGCCGTCCGCGGCATGCTCCCCAAGAACCGTCTGGGCCGTCAGCAGATCACCAAGCTGAAGGTCTACGCCGGCGCCGAGCACCCGCACGCCGCGCAGCAGCCCCAGCCCTTCGAGATCACCCAGGTTGCGCAGTAA
- a CDS encoding helix-turn-helix domain-containing protein, whose product MAPPHPPAGTGRADPRALAHPMRTRLVTELRLHGTATSADLARRLDTNTGVTSYHLRALEAAGFVTAEDGPGRRRFWSAVQDSWTPAGEPGEAGEADETEAALSTWLDHDLVDLFTRRAHTHIDTATEDPAWAAATGLQDGAVLVSADQAVALRAELDAVVARYRRIGQGTPGARRVVAWTALLPVE is encoded by the coding sequence ATGGCTCCTCCTCATCCTCCCGCTGGGACCGGCCGCGCCGACCCCCGCGCGCTCGCCCACCCGATGCGGACCCGCCTCGTCACCGAGCTGCGGCTGCACGGCACCGCCACGTCCGCCGACCTCGCGCGGCGACTGGACACGAACACCGGGGTGACCAGTTACCACCTGCGCGCACTCGAGGCCGCCGGGTTCGTCACCGCCGAGGACGGCCCCGGCCGCCGGCGCTTCTGGTCCGCGGTCCAGGACTCCTGGACCCCGGCCGGGGAGCCGGGAGAGGCGGGGGAGGCTGACGAGACGGAGGCAGCACTGTCGACCTGGCTCGACCACGACCTGGTGGACCTCTTCACCCGGCGGGCGCACACCCACATCGACACCGCGACCGAGGACCCCGCCTGGGCTGCGGCGACCGGACTGCAGGACGGGGCGGTGCTGGTGAGCGCCGACCAGGCGGTGGCCCTGCGGGCCGAGCTCGATGCGGTGGTGGCTCGCTACCGCCGCATCGGCCAGGGCACGCCCGGCGCC
- the rpsI gene encoding 30S ribosomal protein S9 yields MTSYTSESAPAGEAQAAGGERRPMASGPGAGLGRRKQAVARVRLVPGSGTWTINGLSLEEYFPNKLHQQEVNDPLTLLELKDQFDVMVRVHGGGKSGQAGAVRLGVARALNGIDSELNRPALKKAGFLTRDPRATERKKAGLKKARKASQFSKR; encoded by the coding sequence ATGACGTCCTACACCTCCGAGTCCGCCCCGGCAGGCGAGGCGCAGGCCGCCGGCGGCGAGCGTCGCCCGATGGCTTCCGGCCCCGGTGCCGGTCTGGGCCGTCGCAAGCAGGCCGTGGCCCGCGTGCGCCTCGTGCCGGGCTCCGGCACCTGGACCATCAACGGTCTGTCGCTGGAGGAGTACTTCCCCAACAAGCTGCACCAGCAGGAGGTCAACGACCCGCTGACGCTGCTGGAGCTCAAGGACCAGTTCGACGTGATGGTCCGCGTCCACGGCGGTGGCAAGTCCGGCCAGGCCGGCGCCGTCCGTCTGGGTGTGGCCCGTGCGCTGAACGGGATCGACTCCGAGCTCAACCGCCCGGCCCTGAAGAAGGCCGGCTTCCTGACGCGTGACCCGCGTGCGACCGAGCGCAAGAAGGCCGGTCTCAAGAAGGCCCGCAAGGCCTCGCAGTTCAGCAAGCGCTGA